ACAGGTTATTGATATACACTGATGTTTTGAGCTTAATAGTGCTTAATTAACGATATTTGTAACACAACAACTAACAACAAAATATTTTTTTATGAGTAACAATTCAACCATTGGTGAATTTATTATCGAATCGCAAACCCACTTTAAGTACACAAGTGGTGAACTTTCAAGACTTTTGAGCTCTATTCGGTTAGCTGCTAAAGTTGTAAACAGGGAAGTAAATAAGGCCGGACTTGTTGATATTCTGGGTGCCGAGGGCAATGAGAATATTCAGGGAGAAGAGCAGCAAAAGCTCGATGTTTTTGCAAACGAAAAATTTATTAAGGCACTTACAAATAGGGAAGTAGTTTGTGGTATTGCATCGGAGGAAAACGATGATTTTATCAGAATTGAGAATGGAGATAATATTAAGTCGAAGTATGTGGTTTTGATGGATCCGCTCGATGGCTCTTCGAATATAGATGTTAATGTATCGGTAGGGTCGATATTCTCAATTTACCGTAGGATATCAGAACCCGGAACACCTGTTACTTTGGAAGATTTTCTACAGCCCGGAAGAGAACAGGTTGCAGCCGGGTATGTTTTATACGGATCATCAACCATGATGGTTTATACTACCGGACACGGTGTAAACGGTTTTACTTTCGATCCTTCAATAGGATCCTTCTACCTTTCGCATCAGGGTATGAAAACACCTGAATCCGGTAAAATTTACTCAATAAACGAAGGAAACTATGTTCACTTTCCGCAGGGGGTAAAAGATTACATTAAATATTGTCAGGAAGAAAAAGAAGACCGGCCTTATACATCGAGGTATATAGGTTCCTTAGTGTCGGATTTTCACAGGAATATGATTAAGGGAGGAATATTTATTTACCCAACGAGTACAAAGACTCCAAAAGGGAAATTAAGACTTCTTTACGAGTGTAACCCTATGGCATTTCTTGCCGAACAATCGGGAGGAGTTGCTACAGATGGTTTTCAAAGAATAATGGACATAAAACCAACAGAACTTCATCAAAGAGTGCCGTTTTTTGTAGGCTCAAAAGTTATGGTAGAAAAGGCAATGGAGTTTATGAAGAAGTATGAATAAACACTGCCCTAATCCTTTTTTACCTTAAAAAATTAACGGTTTTTCTATTAAAGAGGCTGTTTTCTATATTGACAAATATAGGAGATGGCCTTTTTTTATGCGATTATTTTTGATAAAGTTCATTAAATACAATGAGCTGGAAAAAGATTTATAATACTGTAAGGATTCATTAGTTCCTCCGACTAAACTTCCAACAGTGCCCGAAAGGGGCTTTTTATAAATGTAAAATTTCTACTATGAAATCTGTCTTCAATTTGATTACCGTATTGTCTATGTCATTTTATTTTTCAGGATGTGTTTACAATAACGAAGAGTTGTTGTATGAGGACGATCTATCCGGGAATTGTGATACCAAAAGCATAAGCTATTCTGAAACTATTAAACCAATTATTACTGCAAATTGTTACAGTTGCCATTCAGTTAATAATGCCGACAGTTTTGGTTCGGGAATTGACCTTGAGACCTATAATAATTTAATTATAACAATAAGCAACGGGACCTTTATTGGTACAATAACACACAGCCCCGGATATAAACCTATGCCCTTGGGTGGCGAACAACTGAATGATTGTAGTATTGAAAAAATAAATACCTGGGTAAATAGCGGAGCTGTGAATAATTGACTTACGCACTTATAAATTAATGTTGATCGAAACATAAAATTTAAACTTATGAAGAAAGTATTTTTTATACTCGTTCTCCTGATCCCGCTTCTTTCCTTTGGGCAGGATCAGAATTTGGATGAGTTAATGGAAAGAGAGACCGGAAATGAAAAAAGTTATGAAAGTGCTGTATTCAAAGCTACCAGAGTAATCAATGGGCATTCGGTGGAGCAAATGAAAGCTAAGCACCTGGATTTTCGTATTTCGCATCGTTTCGGGGAATTGAACGGTGGAGCCTATGAGTTATTCGGGCTCGATCAGGCCACAATTCACCTCAGTTTTGAGTACGGAATAAATGACTGGCTGATGGTGGGATTGGGACGTAGTAACCTTCAAAAAACATACGATGGCTTTGTAAAGTTGAAACTGCTAAAGCAAACTGCCGGATCAAATAGTATCCCGGTCTTTTTATCTTACATGGGGTCAACTGAGCTTATTTCAACAAAGTGGGCAGATCCGGAAAGAGATAACCTGTTTTCATCAAGATTGACTTATGTGCATCAGTTACTGATTGCCAGAAAATTTAACGAGAGACTGAGTCTGCAGTTATCTCCAACCCTTGTCCATAAAAATCTTACCCCCACTGAGAGTGACCCCAACGACCTTTTTTCGATTGGTGTTAGTGGCCGTTACAAGATTAGTAAAAGGGTATCCCTAAATGCGGAATATTTTTACACATTTCGTCCTGAGGATGCTTCAGTAGATTACAAAAATGCTCTTTCAATAGGGGTTGACATTGAAACCGGAGGACATGTATTTCAAATTATGCTGACCAATGCACAGGCTATGCGGGAAGGAGGTTTTATATGGGGTACTAATAACCACAACTGGTCTGATGGAGGAATTCATTTAGGCTTCAATATATCGAGAGTATTCGCCTTTTGATTATAATAAATACAGTTATTAATATAAAATCACATTAGTTATGAAGAAGCTGACAATACTGATTTTTACAACCATTATTCATATCGGTTTATTCGGTCAGGATATATATTTCACAAAAACCGGAACAGTAGTTTTTGATTCTTCCACCCCTTTGGAAACAATCCATGCCGAAAACAAACAGGTAACTTCTTTCTTAAAAACAAGCAATGGAGAGCTCAACTTTGCAGCCCTTATAAAATCGTTCCGGTTTAAGAATGCTTTGATGGAAGAACATTTTAATGAGAACTTTATTGAATCGAGCCGTTTTCCGAAAGCAGTTTTTAAAGGAAAGATAGTTAACTGGCCGGAGATGGATCTGTCTGTAGAGGAAGAGCAGGAAGCCGATGTAGAGGGAGATCTTACCCTCCATGGTGTAACCAGAAAAATTGAAGCAAAGGCAATATTGCTGCCTAATAATGGTAAAATTTCAGGTACATCCGAATTTA
The DNA window shown above is from Bacteroidota bacterium and carries:
- a CDS encoding YceI family protein translates to MKKLTILIFTTIIHIGLFGQDIYFTKTGTVVFDSSTPLETIHAENKQVTSFLKTSNGELNFAALIKSFRFKNALMEEHFNENFIESSRFPKAVFKGKIVNWPEMDLSVEEEQEADVEGDLTLHGVTRKIEAKAILLPNNGKISGTSEFIVSAEDFGIEIPAVVRDKIAREVRVIININYEPYKK
- the fbp gene encoding class 1 fructose-bisphosphatase; amino-acid sequence: MSNNSTIGEFIIESQTHFKYTSGELSRLLSSIRLAAKVVNREVNKAGLVDILGAEGNENIQGEEQQKLDVFANEKFIKALTNREVVCGIASEENDDFIRIENGDNIKSKYVVLMDPLDGSSNIDVNVSVGSIFSIYRRISEPGTPVTLEDFLQPGREQVAAGYVLYGSSTMMVYTTGHGVNGFTFDPSIGSFYLSHQGMKTPESGKIYSINEGNYVHFPQGVKDYIKYCQEEKEDRPYTSRYIGSLVSDFHRNMIKGGIFIYPTSTKTPKGKLRLLYECNPMAFLAEQSGGVATDGFQRIMDIKPTELHQRVPFFVGSKVMVEKAMEFMKKYE
- a CDS encoding DUF5777 family beta-barrel protein, translated to MKKVFFILVLLIPLLSFGQDQNLDELMERETGNEKSYESAVFKATRVINGHSVEQMKAKHLDFRISHRFGELNGGAYELFGLDQATIHLSFEYGINDWLMVGLGRSNLQKTYDGFVKLKLLKQTAGSNSIPVFLSYMGSTELISTKWADPERDNLFSSRLTYVHQLLIARKFNERLSLQLSPTLVHKNLTPTESDPNDLFSIGVSGRYKISKRVSLNAEYFYTFRPEDASVDYKNALSIGVDIETGGHVFQIMLTNAQAMREGGFIWGTNNHNWSDGGIHLGFNISRVFAF